In the Solibacillus sp. FSL K6-1523 genome, one interval contains:
- a CDS encoding protein arginine kinase — translation MNIEHFLTNANPSWMQNEDDSDIVISTRIRFARNIAGTRFPNSFTEEEAQGIEDQVMNALFSIEQNPYRFSYFPIKDLPQLQRQILVEKHLISPNLAKRQKIGSVFITEDEAFSIMVNEEDHIRIQCLACGMHIEDAFEKARKIDRYLSRHINFAYQEQYGYLTSCPTNVGTGLRASVMLHLPALTVTKQMNALIQMMTRLGMVVRGIYGEGSENLGSVYQISNQITLGKSELDILQELRDVVEQVIRKEQSARKALLIRAPSTLEDRLSRSLGTLKYAKILTSEEAASCLSNVRLGVSLGLLKPISQSRLNECMLLIQPGFIQQYVGTTLQPAERDMYRAKLLQDKLRQQDESVNNGEKGEDSI, via the coding sequence ATGAATATCGAGCACTTTTTAACGAATGCCAATCCGAGCTGGATGCAAAATGAAGATGATTCGGATATCGTCATCAGTACACGCATTCGATTTGCTCGTAATATTGCTGGGACACGATTTCCGAATAGTTTTACTGAAGAGGAAGCGCAAGGAATAGAGGATCAAGTGATGAATGCTTTATTCTCCATTGAACAGAACCCGTATCGTTTTTCTTATTTTCCTATAAAAGATTTACCGCAATTGCAACGCCAAATTTTAGTTGAAAAACATTTAATTAGCCCTAATTTAGCGAAACGTCAAAAAATTGGCTCCGTTTTTATTACAGAAGATGAAGCATTCAGCATTATGGTGAATGAAGAGGACCATATCCGAATACAATGTTTAGCCTGCGGAATGCACATTGAGGATGCATTTGAGAAAGCACGCAAAATAGACCGTTATTTAAGCCGACATATTAACTTTGCTTATCAAGAGCAATATGGCTATTTAACGAGCTGCCCAACGAATGTCGGTACAGGTTTACGCGCCTCCGTTATGCTCCATTTACCAGCCTTAACCGTTACAAAACAAATGAATGCATTAATACAAATGATGACAAGATTAGGAATGGTTGTAAGGGGTATATATGGAGAAGGAAGTGAAAATTTGGGGAGTGTTTACCAAATTTCTAACCAAATAACGCTAGGGAAATCTGAATTGGATATTTTGCAGGAGTTACGCGATGTTGTTGAACAAGTAATTCGAAAAGAGCAAAGTGCTCGAAAAGCATTACTAATTCGTGCACCATCGACATTAGAAGATCGCTTGAGTCGGTCACTAGGTACTTTAAAATACGCCAAAATTTTAACGAGTGAGGAAGCGGCAAGTTGCTTATCCAATGTTCGTCTCGGTGTAAGTTTAGGGTTATTAAAACCGATTTCTCAAAGTAGACTAAATGAATGCATGTTATTAATTCAGCCAGGATTTATCCAACAATATGTCGGTACAACGTTGCAACCAGCTGAACGCGATATGTATCGTGCCAAGCTGTTACAAGATAAATTACGACAACAAGATGAAAGTGTTAATAATGGGGAAAAAGGGGAGGATTCTATATGA
- a CDS encoding DUF4870 domain-containing protein, whose translation MESKWSKVIIHASAFFAPFLVPILFFLISTEEDVKRLSIQALLFQVIFGILIAIAGVLSFILIGLPFLLVFLAIFWIAPVIGILKALSDSDWNYPIVGRWI comes from the coding sequence ATGGAATCTAAATGGTCAAAAGTAATTATTCATGCGAGTGCATTTTTTGCTCCCTTTTTAGTACCGATTCTATTTTTCTTAATAAGTACGGAAGAAGATGTGAAACGACTTTCGATTCAAGCGTTATTATTCCAAGTGATATTCGGTATTTTAATCGCGATTGCGGGAGTACTGTCATTTATACTAATTGGACTACCATTCTTATTAGTATTCTTAGCGATTTTCTGGATTGCCCCAGTTATCGGTATTCTAAAAGCGTTATCTGACTCGGACTGGAATTACCCAATTGTAGGTCGTTGGATTTAA
- a CDS encoding CtsR family transcriptional regulator — protein sequence MRNISDIIEGYLKEIIELKGQGHIEIKRSELADKFQCVPSQINYVINTRFTAEHGYLVESKRGGGGYIRILRVTIHSKKDLLDEMDTQIGDDIAQTNANRIIYRMLEESIVSEREAMIMRAAMDRETLQLPLPLRDQLRAHIMRSMLKVISFEK from the coding sequence ATGAGGAATATATCTGACATTATTGAAGGGTATTTAAAAGAGATTATTGAATTAAAAGGACAAGGACATATTGAAATTAAACGAAGTGAACTTGCCGATAAGTTTCAATGCGTACCTTCGCAAATCAACTACGTCATCAATACACGATTTACTGCTGAACATGGTTATTTAGTAGAAAGTAAGCGTGGCGGTGGAGGTTATATTCGAATTTTGCGTGTTACAATTCACTCCAAAAAGGATTTGTTAGATGAAATGGACACACAAATTGGTGATGACATTGCGCAAACAAATGCAAATCGCATAATATACCGAATGCTTGAAGAATCGATTGTTTCCGAGCGCGAGGCTATGATTATGAGAGCTGCAATGGATCGCGAGACATTGCAATTACCGTTGCCTTTACGCGATCAGCTAAGAGCGCATATTATGCGTTCCATGTTAAAAGTAATTTCGTTTGAGAAGTGA
- a CDS encoding globin-coupled sensor protein: MVNWFSKSSKASNQTFFDPAKYSNEVYLDISKYPELNKQLQLLKFTREDLAIIKQLQPYAHDLIPVMVEQFYGAISLSTDLVQIIKNTTQIERLKVTLRKHLEDIFNCRIDSAYIEERKIIAHVHVRIGLQSKWYIASFQSLMTTFIDFIQTVNMPSQDMGRAINAFSKIINFEQQLVIEAYELEEQRIRNEGELIKQKLIDRIQRTATELNSISDETNASLQEIAGQTEDITFATKEGLNLVAETEDKSTVGTTHLATQTALIATVLDGVDILESSMVNLRRSSQKISEIVGLVTGIADQTNLLALNASIEAARAGEHGKGFAVVAEEVRKLAEETKNAVQNVSHLIQETEVNIEQMSTSVTSVDEQIKMSVETQKSLADSFTSITEAVSGIKSKYEDTTEDIQSISTVITGLTQTATLVSTSSDSLLRIVHELHD, translated from the coding sequence ATGGTTAATTGGTTCTCTAAATCATCTAAAGCTTCAAATCAAACATTTTTTGATCCAGCGAAATATTCTAATGAAGTTTATTTAGACATTTCCAAGTATCCTGAATTAAACAAGCAGCTTCAATTATTAAAATTTACACGAGAAGATTTAGCAATTATTAAACAGCTTCAACCGTATGCACATGACCTTATTCCTGTCATGGTAGAACAATTTTATGGGGCGATTAGTTTAAGCACAGATTTAGTACAAATTATTAAAAATACCACACAGATTGAACGATTAAAAGTGACATTGCGTAAGCACTTAGAAGATATATTTAATTGTCGTATTGATTCTGCTTACATTGAAGAACGAAAAATTATTGCGCACGTTCATGTAAGAATTGGTTTACAATCCAAATGGTATATCGCATCATTCCAATCATTGATGACGACATTTATTGACTTTATCCAAACGGTCAATATGCCTTCACAAGATATGGGACGTGCGATCAATGCCTTCTCCAAAATTATTAACTTTGAGCAACAACTCGTTATTGAAGCGTACGAGCTGGAAGAGCAGCGCATTCGAAATGAAGGGGAGCTTATTAAGCAAAAGTTAATCGATCGTATTCAACGTACTGCAACGGAATTAAATAGTATCAGTGATGAAACAAATGCGTCCCTTCAAGAAATTGCAGGACAAACAGAAGACATCACATTCGCTACAAAAGAAGGGCTCAATTTAGTAGCAGAAACTGAGGATAAATCTACTGTTGGTACAACCCATCTTGCTACCCAAACGGCTTTGATTGCAACGGTATTAGATGGCGTAGATATTTTAGAATCTTCCATGGTAAACTTGCGTCGTTCATCTCAAAAAATCTCTGAAATTGTTGGTCTCGTTACAGGAATTGCCGATCAAACAAACTTACTTGCTTTAAATGCCTCAATTGAAGCAGCAAGGGCTGGCGAGCACGGGAAAGGTTTTGCAGTTGTTGCGGAGGAAGTACGCAAACTAGCAGAGGAAACAAAAAATGCCGTGCAAAATGTTTCTCATCTCATTCAAGAAACCGAAGTAAATATTGAACAAATGTCTACTTCTGTTACGAGTGTGGATGAGCAAATAAAAATGAGTGTCGAAACACAAAAAAGTTTGGCTGACTCCTTCACTTCCATTACCGAAGCAGTATCAGGAATTAAATCAAAATACGAAGATACGACAGAAGATATTCAATCGATTTCTACTGTTATAACTGGCTTAACGCAAACCGCTACACTTGTATCCACTTCATCGGATTCCTTGTTGCGCATTGTACATGAATTACATGATTAA
- a CDS encoding UvrB/UvrC motif-containing protein, protein MICGHCKQRPANVTVTQVQNDQKVERYYCEICAAQFHPFQFEVSEEPVSIQQFISNWLNFLPASTTKEIKQATEKKTTNCPTCGLTYRQFLKQGKFGCENCYETFNAQLPQLLERIQAGTKHVGFKEQTISIEKIKHQIEALREQLQQAIVAEYFEDAAKIRDEIRLLESKVYSGGEEQI, encoded by the coding sequence ATGATATGTGGACATTGCAAGCAAAGACCTGCCAATGTGACCGTTACACAAGTTCAAAATGATCAAAAAGTTGAACGGTATTATTGCGAAATATGTGCCGCACAATTTCACCCATTTCAATTTGAGGTTAGTGAGGAACCCGTTTCAATTCAACAATTTATTTCTAATTGGCTGAATTTCTTACCAGCTTCGACTACAAAAGAAATTAAACAAGCAACAGAGAAAAAAACAACAAATTGTCCAACATGTGGTTTGACGTACCGGCAATTTTTAAAGCAAGGTAAGTTTGGGTGTGAAAACTGTTATGAAACGTTCAATGCGCAATTACCACAATTACTTGAACGGATTCAAGCAGGTACTAAACATGTTGGCTTTAAAGAACAAACAATTTCTATAGAAAAAATAAAGCACCAAATTGAAGCGCTACGGGAACAACTGCAGCAGGCCATTGTGGCGGAATACTTTGAAGATGCCGCAAAGATTCGAGATGAAATACGGTTACTTGAAAGTAAAGTTTATTCGGGAGGTGAGGAGCAGATATGA
- a CDS encoding acyl-CoA thioesterase has translation MNTVLPMSFSRTIQTRLVLPPDTNHHNSIFGGKVLAYIDEIAAITAMKHAQGEVVTASFDSVDFVSAAYAGDMIELEAIVTGTGRTSMEVYVRVVTRNIKNGSKKLTTESFVTMVAIDEQGKPKEVPAVEPNTDFERHLFDTGPIRQEHRKAKRALSKNRRG, from the coding sequence ATGAATACTGTATTACCAATGAGTTTTTCTCGCACAATTCAAACTCGACTAGTGTTGCCACCTGATACAAATCATCATAATTCTATTTTTGGTGGGAAAGTATTAGCTTATATCGATGAAATTGCGGCAATTACAGCGATGAAACACGCGCAAGGGGAAGTGGTGACGGCTTCTTTTGACTCAGTTGATTTTGTTTCTGCTGCGTATGCTGGGGATATGATTGAGTTGGAGGCGATTGTAACAGGTACTGGACGTACATCGATGGAAGTGTATGTTCGCGTTGTTACCCGAAATATTAAAAATGGTTCTAAAAAACTAACGACCGAATCTTTTGTAACGATGGTTGCGATAGATGAACAAGGTAAACCGAAAGAAGTTCCCGCTGTTGAGCCAAATACGGATTTTGAAAGGCATTTATTTGATACAGGTCCGATTCGCCAAGAGCATCGGAAAGCAAAACGTGCATTATCCAAAAATAGAAGAGGCTAA
- a CDS encoding acyltransferase, protein MKFHKGRLKFVLPLSVGVAIASNIMLVNNYQEVPDQSRIFIVIGATLLTAVISYFLFPQDGDNPDDRGPY, encoded by the coding sequence ATGAAGTTTCATAAAGGTCGTTTAAAGTTTGTATTACCATTATCTGTTGGAGTTGCGATTGCCTCAAATATTATGTTAGTTAATAATTATCAAGAAGTGCCAGACCAAAGTCGAATATTCATCGTTATTGGTGCGACGCTTTTAACAGCAGTCATCTCGTATTTCTTGTTCCCCCAAGATGGGGATAATCCAGATGATCGCGGTCCTTATTAA